Proteins co-encoded in one Acipenser ruthenus chromosome 3, fAciRut3.2 maternal haplotype, whole genome shotgun sequence genomic window:
- the LOC131714263 gene encoding androgen-dependent TFPI-regulating protein — MGFGNCNLPFSHYSALSSTSRGTMNGTIWSKAYHIAMIAWYTFLFTILLLVNPDDLPDGLFLYGGPWKYLTFLNLVLQMVFFGFAVVVDLQHLFVKGKDFKRLNLYKDLLYSVMAFPVGAFVVAIFWIIFTYDRELVYPNSIDELFPPWLNHSMHTIVLPLLLLESLLQPHAYPKRKNGLAILGLISVAYVSWVCWIYFAVGIWVYPLLGKLSPLGLAALFSVSVGLVISLFLLGEALNSYVWGEYKMKRK; from the exons ATGGGTTTTGGAAATTGTAATCTCCCTTTCAGTCACTATTCAGCTTTATCCAGTACATCAAGAGGCACCATGAATGGAACCATTTGGAGCAAAGCTTACCATATTGCTATGATTGCCTGGTATACTTTCTTATTTACTATATTGCTTCTTGTTAATCCGGATGATCTGCCAGATGGGCTTTTTCTGTATGGTGGCCCGTGGAAATACCTCACCTTCCTAAATTTG GTTCTGCAGATGGTCTTCTTTGGATTTGCTGTTGTGGTTGACCTCCAGCATTTATTTGTCAAAGGGAAAGATTTTAAGAGGCTTAATCTATACAAAGACCTTCTCTATTCAGTTATGGCGTTCCCTGTGGGTGCA TTTGTAGTTGCAATCTTTTGGATAATCTTCACATATGATAGAGAGCTGGTTTACCCCAACAGTATCGATGAACTATTTCCACCCTGGCTTAATCATTCAATG CACACAATCGTATTGCCACTGCTTCTGTTAGAAAGCCTGCTTCAGCCACACGCCTACCCAAAGAGAAAAAATGGATTGGCAATTCTGGGGCTCATTTCAGTGGCCTACGTAAGTTG GGTCTGCTGGATTTACTTCGCAGTTGGCATTTGGGTTTATCCTCTCCTCGGAAAGCTTAGCCCTTTGGGTTTGGCAGCTTTGTTCTCTGTTAGCGTTGGACTTGTGATATCCCTGTTTCTCCTTGGAGAAGCGCTAAACAGTTACGTCTGGG GTGAATACAAgatgaaaaggaaataa